The genomic DNA TCCAGCATGCCCATGGCCTGGATGGCCTCGGCATTGCGCAATTGCCCGTCCGCCTCCACGCCGGCCCGCACCGACAACCCGCCCGCCTCGGCCAACAGCTTGCGCGACACCTGCTCGTTGAGCCATGCCAACGCCACCAGGATGATGGTCCCCGCCAACGCCAGCGTGCCCATCCAGGGATGGAACAGGAACATCACCAACAGGAACAGCGGAAACCACGGCGCATCGAAGAACGCGAACACGGCGCTGCCGGTCAGGAACTGACGCACCGTATTCAAGTCGCTGACCGCCTGTCCGGCGTTGGCTGGCACACCCGCAAGGCCGCGCCGGAACGCCGCTTCATGCACGCGCCCCGCCAGCGCCGCGTCAAAGCGCGCGCCGATCTGGATGATGACGACGCCGCGCGCGTAATCCAGCGCGCCCATCAACGCGAGCAGCCCGACGATCATCAGGCTCAGCATGACCAGCGTGAAGACATTGCCGGACGCCAGCACACGGTCGTACACCTGCAGCATGTAGAGCGACGGCGCCAGCATCAACAGGTTGGCGGCGACGCTGAAGGCCGCCACGCTGACCCAGCCGGTGCGAAAGCGCGCCAGGAGCGATTTGATCTCCAGGGCGCCCACGTCCTGTGCCGCAACTGTACGCGTCTGGTTTTGCCGCATTGGTTTTCCTAGCCCGGATGACTGCCGGGACACGCAGAATGAAGAAACAAAAAGACGGTCGCGACGGGGGATAGGCCCGCCGCGACCGTGACCCACGCGCCCGAGAAAGCGCGGGGAAACTCGCGGGTGGGTTACGCCGCCAGGGCCAGATCGGTCTCGGTGGCGAGGTTGTGGCCGACTAGGTCGGCGATGGATGTGTGCATATCCATCCCGTTCTGTTCCAAGGCTTCGACCAAGCCTCCGTTCGTGATGTGGCTGATCTTGTCTGGCGTGCCAACAACCGAACCGTTCATCAGGCCCCAAACGATGTCATGCACTTCATTGCCTCGTCCATCGGCAACATCACCCTCGATAGGCTGATCGAAAGTAAATGTAATGAGCGGATCGACCACATGTCCGGCTCCGTCCAGGCCACCGCCCAGGGTGATGGAATCCAATGAACCCCACACTGTGTGCGCGGTCGGGCCGTCACCTGCGTGGCCGCTGTAAGGAGGGAAGAAGTAGTGCAGATCACCCGAAGCCACGAAGGCGTAGTTGGCGACCGTTTTGCTGACATAGCCATAGTCAGTGCCGTTGAAGGCGTTGCCGCCGAAGAATCCGCCCTTATTGGGAACGCTGGTGTGCTCACCGGCAACCCCTCCATTCTGGAACGCGTCCAGCATGAGCTCCAACGAACTCTCCGTTGTGATACCCGTGGGAAGGTGGCTGATATCGATAAAGCTTACTTGTGCAGACATTGTCATGCTCCGTTTATTACCAATTGCCGGGGTGAATCCCCGACCCAAAAAAGCGCCGCACTATGCGTGCGCCGCACATGCGAAGAATCCGCATGTCTCTTTCTCGGGATAGGCATGCGCCCCCCCCCGAGCGATTACTTGCCTAAAAGCGAACCTCCATGCCTAACGCAACAGAGCGCCCCGGCGCGAATGTGCGTGCCATCGCATCGGAATATCCGTCGACATACATTCGGTTGGTGATGTTCTCGACTGACGCCATAAGCTTGACGTTGTCATTGGCTTGATAACTGGCATACCAGTCCCAAGTCGTGTACTTGAACCAAACCTGGGAGCCGCCAGAATCGCGGTTGTACCAACCGTCACCGCTGTAGTTGAATCTCACGCCAGTATCCAGCTTGCGCTCCAGCAAGCGCACGCCGACCAGCAGCGTGCCTTTATCCAC from Achromobacter xylosoxidans includes the following:
- a CDS encoding heme acquisition protein HasA, which translates into the protein MSAQVSFIDISHLPTGITTESSLELMLDAFQNGGVAGEHTSVPNKGGFFGGNAFNGTDYGYVSKTVANYAFVASGDLHYFFPPYSGHAGDGPTAHTVWGSLDSITLGGGLDGAGHVVDPLITFTFDQPIEGDVADGRGNEVHDIVWGLMNGSVVGTPDKISHITNGGLVEALEQNGMDMHTSIADLVGHNLATETDLALAA